A single window of Microscilla marina ATCC 23134 DNA harbors:
- a CDS encoding leucine-rich repeat domain-containing protein: MKLQEIKEDLYKYYTKHEINHALKNYVPTHCQNVAPETANDPLNQCAFVTRQLLIPFFTQRNLKDSMYRDKFYIILAEAGMGKTTFMLNLYVKYAELLAETDYKIKIFPLSFPNAMEEVEAMPAEERANTILLLDAFDEDNEAIKAHQKRLHYILQKVGDFKEVIFTCRTQFFPQEEEDSGEIGVLKFKYQDNTYQFRKIYLSPFSNEDIKAYLKKTYNLLNINKRKKAEKIVLHSPNLMVRPMLLRYIDDLIKSRDHYSSTYQIYTELIAKWIEREVQRRPDNKEKYRKDLYKFSREVAIDMYMNRKRRGGFIISDDELKVLAENNNVDLGTLELKTRALLHMNTLHQCTFAHKSILEYFLVTEAFYNLQFAKHLDLSDLEQGEQLRGEMLYEKAKSLFGRYKTYTSGKSKDFVNISVADLEKVKHAALIKIDSHDIQVLRIFKSLGLLQINDIQIGVDQLDNFLYKNTLELSSKNITQINDLQFLTNLESLDLSNNQITDLTPLRNLKKLKRLNLSNNQIEDLSILDELPNLVEVDVQGNDQARPTARVLAS; encoded by the coding sequence ATGAAGCTACAAGAAATTAAAGAAGATTTGTATAAGTATTATACAAAGCATGAAATAAACCATGCACTCAAAAATTATGTCCCAACACATTGCCAAAACGTGGCTCCTGAAACAGCCAATGACCCATTGAACCAATGTGCATTTGTGACTCGTCAATTACTCATCCCATTTTTTACTCAAAGAAACCTTAAAGACTCTATGTATAGAGACAAGTTTTATATCATATTGGCAGAGGCTGGTATGGGAAAAACTACCTTTATGCTGAATCTTTATGTAAAATATGCGGAGTTGTTGGCAGAGACTGATTATAAAATCAAGATTTTTCCGTTGAGTTTTCCTAACGCTATGGAGGAGGTAGAAGCAATGCCTGCCGAAGAGCGTGCCAATACTATATTATTACTTGATGCATTTGATGAAGACAATGAAGCCATCAAAGCTCATCAAAAAAGACTACATTACATACTTCAGAAAGTAGGCGATTTTAAGGAAGTTATATTTACTTGCCGTACCCAGTTTTTTCCACAAGAAGAAGAAGATTCAGGCGAAATAGGTGTTTTGAAGTTTAAATACCAAGACAACACGTATCAATTCCGTAAAATCTATTTGTCTCCTTTCAGCAATGAAGACATTAAGGCATACCTCAAAAAAACCTACAATTTATTGAACATCAACAAGCGTAAAAAGGCAGAAAAGATTGTTTTGCATTCACCTAACCTAATGGTGCGCCCTATGTTGTTGAGGTATATAGACGATTTGATCAAAAGTCGTGACCACTACAGTTCTACTTATCAGATTTACACTGAGTTGATTGCCAAGTGGATTGAAAGGGAAGTACAACGTCGTCCTGATAATAAAGAGAAGTACCGTAAAGACTTGTATAAGTTTTCGCGAGAAGTGGCAATTGATATGTATATGAACCGTAAACGTAGAGGTGGTTTTATTATCAGCGATGATGAGCTAAAAGTACTTGCCGAAAATAACAATGTAGACTTGGGTACTTTAGAGCTTAAAACCAGGGCTTTGTTGCATATGAATACATTACACCAATGTACCTTTGCTCATAAGTCAATTCTTGAATACTTTTTGGTAACAGAGGCTTTTTATAACTTACAGTTTGCCAAGCACCTAGACCTGTCTGACCTTGAGCAAGGAGAGCAATTGCGTGGTGAAATGTTGTATGAGAAAGCAAAATCATTGTTTGGTCGTTATAAGACTTATACTTCAGGTAAGAGTAAGGATTTTGTGAATATTAGCGTGGCTGACCTTGAAAAAGTAAAACATGCTGCCCTGATCAAGATAGACTCACATGACATACAAGTACTTCGTATATTTAAAAGTCTTGGCTTGTTGCAAATCAATGACATACAGATAGGAGTAGATCAACTAGATAACTTCTTGTATAAAAACACTTTAGAGTTGAGTTCAAAAAATATTACGCAAATTAATGATTTGCAGTTTTTGACCAACTTGGAAAGTTTGGATTTGAGCAATAACCAAATCACTGATTTGACTCCGCTTAGGAACCTTAAGAAACTAAAACGCTTAAATTTGAGCAATAACCAAATCGAAGATTTGAGTATATTAGATGAGTTACCTAACCTAGTAGAGGTAGATGTGCAGGGAAACGACCAGGCACGACCAACCGCACGAGTTTTGGCTTCTTAA